One part of the Raphanus sativus cultivar WK10039 chromosome 7, ASM80110v3, whole genome shotgun sequence genome encodes these proteins:
- the LOC108815432 gene encoding uncharacterized protein LOC108815432, producing the protein MSKLANLDFSALKSNGENYLDWTLDARIMLRSKGLGDTIISDNKSSDKDRYSAIYIIRHHLQESLKTQYRTMENPLDLWNALQRRYDHQKTVMLPRAQYDWKHLRFQDYKTVDEYNSVLFKIVSMMELCGEKVTELEMLNKTFSTMHSSKMVLQQQYRERKFTTYTELIECLLLAEANNELLIKNSEMRPPGTAPLPDISKLAIEQKKESNLVHHNNQPGSFRGRGRGRGDMFNAHRRGRGRGNTPGFSRGHGRGRSVSFKPQIKTDMCHRCGMGNHWAKNYRTPKHLCELYIKSLTEKPEAHMVRDSGYEGDDDEEDTEYVQNKKEGSNQDTEIEFQTSDILK; encoded by the coding sequence ATGTCTAAATTGGCAAATCTTGACTTCTCTGCTTTGAAAAGCAATGGTGaaaattaccttgattggaCACTTGATGCAAGGATCATGCTACGATCAAAAGGACTTGGTGATACGATCATTAGTGACAATAAGTCCAGTGATAAAGATCGATACAGTGCTATTTATATAATACGCCATCATCTCCAAGAGAGTTTGAAAACTCAGTACAGAACCATGGAAAATCCATTGGACCTTTGGAACGCTTTACAGCGACGTTATGACCACCAGAAAACGGTGATGCTTCCAAGGGCTCAATATGACTGGAAACACTTGAGGTTCCAGGACTATAAAACAGTAGACGAGTACAACTCTGTCCTGTTTAAAATTGTTTCCATGATGGAATTATGTGGTGAAAAAGTTACTGAGCTCGAGATGCTTAATAAGACTTTCTCTACGATGCATTCCAGTAAAATGGTATTGCAACAACAATACAGAGAAAGAAAGTTCACCACATACACTGAGTTGATCGAATGTCTCTTGTTGGCTGAAGCCAATAATGAACTGTTAATAAAAAAcagtgagatgaggcctccgGGAACGGCTCCATTACCCGACATCTCTAAACTTGCTatagagcaaaagaaagagagtaaCCTTGTCCACCACAATAACCAACCCGGCTCATTCCGTGGTAGAGGAAGGGGACGAGGTGACATGTTTAACGCACACAGGCGAGGACGTGGTCGCGGGAACACACCAGGCTTCAGCCGTGGTCATGGTCGTGGCCGTAGTGTGTCGTTTAAACCTCAGATCAAAACTGATATGTGCCATCGTTGTGGTATGGGAAACCATTGGGCAAAGAACTACCGTACTCCTAAGCACCTATGTGAACTTTATATCAAAAGTCTAACAGAGAAACCGGAAGCTCATATGGTTCGAGACTCAGGATATGAAGGAGATGATGACGAAGAGGACACAGAATATGTCCAGAACAAAAAGGAAGGATCAAACCAAGATACCGAGATAGAGTTTCAGACTTCAGACATTCTGAAATAA
- the LOC130498019 gene encoding secreted RxLR effector protein 161-like encodes MDKSHPLNSPMVVRSLGPDTDPFGPKRDNEEILGPEVPYLSAIGVLMYLAGHTRPNISFAVNLLSRFSSCPTQRHWNGIKHVLRYLQGTKDLGLMFTNQSKEGLVGFADAGYLSDPHFGRSQTGYVFTYGGTAISWRSMKQTMAATSSNHAEILAMHEASRESVWLISMTQHISTTCGITKGKDPPTILYEDNTACIAQLKDGYIKGDCTKHILPKFFFTHELQKAREVQVLQVSSSENSADLFTKSLATSVFKKLVHQIGMRRLKDLR; translated from the coding sequence ATGGACAAATCTCACCCATTAAACAGTCCTATGGTTGTGAGAAGCCTTGGTCCGGACACGGATCCATTTGGTCCAAAGAGGGACAATGAAGAGATCCTTGGTCCAGAGGTGCCATATCTCAGTGCCATAGGAGTTCTGATGTATTTAGCTGGCCATACACGACCAAACATTAGTTTTGCTGTGAACTTACTATCTAGGTTCAGCTCATGTCCGACCCAAAGGCACTGGAATGGGATAAAACATGTACTTCGTTATCTACAAGGAACGAAGGATTTGGGTCTTATGTTTACTAACCAATCTAAAGAAGGTTTAgttggttttgctgatgcaggttacctaTCTGATCCACATTTTGGTAGATCTCAGACTGGATATGTTTTTACATATGGAGGGACAGCAATATCatggcgatccatgaagcagACCATGGCGGCTACATCCTCAAATCATGCAGAAATATTGGCGATGCATGAGGCTAGTCGAGAGAGTGTATGGTTGATATCCATGACACAACACATCAGTACCACTTGTGGTATAACCAAAGGAAAGGATCCACCTACCATCCTATACGAAGATAACACAGCCTGCATTGCTCAGCTTAAAGATGGATACATCAAAGGAGATTGTACGAAACACATTCTTCCAAAGTTCTTCTTTACCCACGAGCTCCAGAAGGCAAGAGAGGTCCAAGTGTTACAAGTCAGTTCAAGTGAGAATTCAGCCGATCTCTTCACCAAGTCCTTAGCTACATCAGTGTTCAAGAAGCTCGTGCACCAGATAGGCATGCGTCGACTGAAGGATCTTcggtga
- the LOC108814791 gene encoding protein TIFY 10B-like, producing MSSSAECWEFPGRKLPEKKPSFSQTCSRLSRYLKEKGSFGDLSLAMTCKPDVNGIDFKAAQDVNLKYDIFPRQSSFSSFSSFGNKEEVEKIEEPKVVRPESQSAPLTIFYGGQVMLFDDFPAEEAREVIDLANKKSANSFTPELNNNQSDYTKNLANNQKEIASIRRPVPSTAAQEIIQTNTSSLASELPIARRASLHRFLEKRKDRITSKAPYQKEGSTEA from the exons ATGTCAAGTTCTGCCGAGTGTTGGGAGTTCCCTGGTCGGAAGTTACCTGAGAAGAAGCCGAGCTTCTCACAGACATGTAGTCGATTGAGTCGTTATCTCAAGGAGAAGGGTAGCTTTGGAGATCTGAGCTTGGCGATGACATGCAAGCCTGACGTCAATG GAATAGATTTTAAAGCTGCTCAAGACGTGAACCTAAAATATGACATCTTTCCTAGGCAATCAagcttttcttctttctcttcctttGGGAACAAGGAAGAGGTCGAGAAGATCGAAGAGCCTAA GGTTGTGAGGCCAGAGTCTCAATCTGCTCCATTGACCATATTCTACGGCGGTCAAGTTATGTTGTTTGATGATTTTCCTGCTGAGGAAGCCAGGGAAGTCATTGACTTGGCTAACAAAAAAAGTGCCAACAGCTTCACACCTGAATTAAACAATAACCAGAGTGATTATACTAAAAATTTAGCAAATAATCAAAAAGAGATTGCTTCTATCCGAAGGCCAGTCCCTAGTACTGCAGCTCAAGAGATCATCCAGACCAACACGTCCTCTTTAGCTTCCG AACTCCCAATTGCTAGAAGAGCTTCCCTTCATCGATTCCTAGAGAAGAGAAAGGATAG GATTACATCAAAGGCACCGTACCAGAAAGAAGGTTCAACCGAAGCCTAA
- the LOC108815433 gene encoding uncharacterized protein LOC108815433, which produces MRTRNPLISLLKQCLPDAEPIALSESDDNFAWKVGDQTPVQKFPTAATWSFLFPPGQQVSWHKQVWFAGHIPKHAFLTWVNVKHRLATRDRMRRWGLQVPASCVLCSTHNESREHLFFECSFSSVVWQHFTSAANLHPPPSFEATLSWLGRPYSNSQLVLIIRFIYQASKYAIWKERNSRLHAAISRPPEAVIADIKDTVHLRLDPLQ; this is translated from the coding sequence ATAGCCCTCTCAGAATCTGATGACAATTTCGCTTGGAAGGTGGGAGATCAGACTCCGGTGCAGAAGTTCCCAACCGCTGCTACTTGGAGCTTTTTGTTTCCTCCGGGACAACAAGTATCGTGGCATAAACAAGTCTGGTTTGCAGGTCATATTCCTAAACATGCCTTTCTAACTTGGGTTAATGTTAAGCATAGGCTTGCAACTAGAGACAGAATGCGGCGATGGGGACTTCAGGTTCCTGCCTCCTGCGTGCTATGCTCTACTCATAATGAATCTCGTGAGCACTTATTCTTTGAGTGCTCTTTTAGCTCGGTGGTCTGGCAGCACTTCACGTCAGCAGCTAACCTTCATCCTCCTCCCTCCTTTGAAGCAACTCTGAGCTGGTTAGGCAGACCCTACTCGAATAGCCAGCTCGTCCTCATCATCAGATTTATTTACCAGGCCTCGAAATACGCCATCTGGAAGGAACGTAATTCCAGGTTACATGCTGCCATCTCTCGTCCTCCTGAAGCGGTTATCGCGGACATTAAGGACACTGTGCACCTCCGGTTAGATCCTCTCCAGTAG
- the LOC130497771 gene encoding ethylene-responsive transcription factor ERF018-like, giving the protein MAKKAMKEEEENRNSSTQSKYRGVRKRKWGKWVSEIRLPHSRERIWLGSYDTPEKAARAFDAAQFCLRGCDSDFNFPDNPPSISGGRSLTAPEIREAAVRFANAQDDTISVRGEESGLSEIRPESPSTSVVSEVATSSATTLDCDMSFFLDMIPTDFEMFPGFDDFSDGFSGDRFTEISPIEDYGGEEIFDGSLFLWDF; this is encoded by the coding sequence ATGGCGAAGAAGGCGatgaaggaggaggaagagaatcGAAACTCGTCGACGCAGTCAAAGTACAGAGGCGTGAGGAAGAGGAAATGGGGAAAATGGGTGTCGGAGATCAGACTTCCACACAGCAGAGAACGCATCTGGTTAGGCTCCTACGACACTCCCGAGAAGGCGGCGCGTGCCTTCGACGCCGCTCAGTTTTGTCTCCGCGGCTGCGATTCAGATTTCAATTTCCCCGATAATCCACCGTCGATCTCCGGAGGAAGGTCGTTGACGGCTCCGGAGATCCGAGAAGCTGCTGTTCGGTTCGCCAACGCTCAGGACGATACTATTAGTGTCCGGGGAGAAGAATCGGGTTTGTCGGAAATCCGACCGGAGTCTCCTTCAACTTCCGTCGTGTCTGAAGTAGCTACGTCGTCGGCGACAACGCTGGATTGCGATATGTCGTTCTTCCTAGATATGATTCCTACTGATTTCGAGATGTTTCCAGGGTTTGATGACTTCTCCGACGGCTTCTCTGGTGATCGGTTTACTGAGATTTCACCCATTGAAGACTACGGAGGAGAAGAGATTTTTGATGGGTCTTTGTTTCTTTGGGACTTTTAA